In Microbacterium pumilum, the following proteins share a genomic window:
- a CDS encoding carbohydrate ABC transporter permease has protein sequence MGLGAGMIICLAALQDVPAELEEAARIDGAGTWRVIWNVTIPMISPVLYFLVITGIIGALQVLVQPLLLVETNKMAQSALVPQSSTLYMVHVYNEFFTNHRFGFGSAMLWVFFILILALTLIIQKASKRLVYYNVDSENPNER, from the coding sequence GTGGGCCTGGGCGCAGGCATGATCATCTGCCTCGCTGCCCTGCAGGACGTCCCGGCAGAGCTCGAAGAAGCAGCACGCATCGATGGCGCCGGCACCTGGCGCGTCATCTGGAACGTGACGATCCCGATGATCTCGCCAGTGCTGTACTTCCTGGTGATCACCGGAATCATCGGCGCTCTGCAAGTGCTCGTGCAGCCGCTGCTGCTCGTCGAGACGAACAAGATGGCCCAGTCGGCGCTCGTTCCGCAGAGCTCGACGCTCTACATGGTGCACGTCTACAACGAGTTCTTCACGAACCATCGCTTCGGCTTCGGTTCCGCGATGCTGTGGGTGTTCTTCATCCTCATCCTCGCGCTCACGCTGATCATCCAGAAGGCGAGCAAGCGTCTCGTGTATTACAACGTCGACTCCGAGAACCCGAACGAGCGCTGA
- a CDS encoding sugar ABC transporter permease: MTTETMTTVSSSSAAAAVAGTSTRGRGWRRYRARTFYLFASPWILGFIFLTLAPILYALGVSFTNYDGASPLWRWVGFRNYVELFTSSPAVWQSLLRTFVYAAIVVPLSVAGGLYLAVLVNRRIRARGAIRAIFFVPSVVPIVATAIMWRLMFNRDAGFINGMIVLFGGEKQAWLADPLSFYALIIMSLWAWAQA; the protein is encoded by the coding sequence ATGACTACTGAAACGATGACCACAGTGTCGTCGTCGTCAGCGGCGGCCGCGGTCGCGGGTACCTCGACCCGCGGCCGCGGCTGGCGCCGCTACCGGGCACGCACGTTCTACCTGTTCGCGTCGCCGTGGATCCTGGGCTTCATCTTCCTGACGCTCGCGCCGATCCTCTACGCCCTCGGGGTCAGCTTCACGAACTACGACGGCGCCTCACCCCTCTGGCGGTGGGTCGGTTTCCGCAACTACGTCGAGCTGTTCACCTCGAGCCCGGCGGTCTGGCAGAGTCTGCTGCGCACGTTCGTCTACGCAGCCATCGTGGTTCCGCTCAGTGTCGCGGGAGGGCTTTATCTCGCGGTGCTGGTCAACCGTCGCATCCGAGCCCGTGGCGCGATCCGAGCGATCTTCTTCGTGCCGTCCGTCGTCCCGATCGTGGCCACCGCCATCATGTGGCGCCTGATGTTCAACCGCGACGCCGGGTTCATCAACGGCATGATCGTGCTCTTCGGTGGCGAGAAGCAGGCGTGGCTCGCCGATCCGCTCTCGTTCTACGCGCTGATCATCATGTCGCTGTGGGCCTGGGCGCAGGCATGA
- a CDS encoding extracellular solute-binding protein, protein MSKHPRIRLAASAFALTTAVVLAGCTAGSGAGGASADGVTTVTVMYATNEFTPEYIAQFEDENPDIKIEFLEYDENRLNAMLTAGDPPDFVRGSPSANLFARGLAAPLDDYIASSDVIKEGDLLPVNDLWRWDGTKQGDGDRYGIVKDFSPDNTLWQNEALFEAAGVEPLSTTEPADWDDVLATAEALKPSGVEFPLGIEWQWGIAGILTAMVQQQGAEVFSEDLTEIDLDTPEALRAIQWFIDYGKAEVGPTSLNPLADNQDAPSYLAEKMAVTKDGFWFGGNLASEDGATVAATSSLAPAPTFGERISPVLGGVGAWIPEGSNAKDQAWKVMEYFMAGQPAIDRASSGWGLPSLESLWENIPAEEPYQQQAIELAKEEVQYIVPLQDSPYITATQWNGILDREIQAGIQGTKTAEQIADAVQTEVNVLLAQGKDQLG, encoded by the coding sequence ATGTCCAAGCATCCACGCATTCGCCTCGCAGCGAGCGCATTCGCACTCACTACGGCCGTGGTCCTGGCCGGATGCACGGCAGGCAGTGGCGCAGGCGGTGCAAGCGCCGACGGAGTCACGACCGTCACGGTCATGTACGCGACCAACGAGTTCACCCCCGAGTACATCGCTCAGTTCGAGGATGAGAACCCCGATATCAAGATCGAGTTCCTCGAGTACGACGAGAACCGCCTGAACGCGATGCTCACGGCCGGCGACCCGCCGGACTTCGTGCGCGGAAGCCCGAGCGCGAACCTGTTCGCCCGAGGACTCGCCGCTCCGCTCGATGACTACATCGCGTCGAGCGACGTCATCAAGGAGGGCGACCTCCTGCCCGTGAACGACCTGTGGCGCTGGGATGGCACGAAGCAGGGCGACGGCGATCGCTACGGCATCGTCAAGGACTTCAGTCCCGACAACACGCTCTGGCAGAACGAGGCACTCTTCGAGGCTGCCGGCGTCGAGCCGCTGAGCACGACCGAGCCGGCCGACTGGGACGACGTCCTCGCGACGGCCGAGGCGCTCAAGCCGAGCGGCGTCGAGTTCCCGCTGGGGATCGAATGGCAGTGGGGGATCGCCGGCATCCTGACCGCCATGGTCCAGCAGCAGGGCGCTGAGGTCTTCTCGGAGGACCTGACCGAGATCGACCTCGACACCCCGGAGGCGCTTCGCGCCATCCAGTGGTTCATCGACTACGGCAAGGCCGAGGTCGGACCGACTTCGCTGAACCCGCTCGCCGACAACCAGGACGCACCGTCGTACCTGGCTGAGAAGATGGCCGTGACCAAGGACGGCTTCTGGTTCGGGGGCAACCTGGCATCGGAAGACGGCGCCACCGTCGCGGCGACCTCGTCGCTGGCGCCCGCGCCGACATTCGGCGAGCGAATCAGCCCTGTGCTCGGCGGAGTGGGCGCCTGGATCCCAGAGGGTTCCAACGCGAAGGACCAGGCGTGGAAGGTCATGGAGTACTTCATGGCTGGACAGCCCGCGATCGATCGCGCCTCCAGCGGTTGGGGTCTGCCGTCCCTCGAGTCGCTGTGGGAGAACATCCCCGCGGAGGAGCCCTACCAGCAGCAGGCGATCGAGCTGGCGAAAGAAGAAGTCCAGTACATCGTTCCCCTGCAGGATTCGCCGTACATCACGGCCACCCAGTGGAACGGCATCCTCGATCGCGAGATTCAGGCGGGTATCCAGGGCACGAAGACGGCCGAGCAGATCGCCGATGCCGTCCAGACCGAGGTCAACGTGCTGCTTGCGCAGGGCAAGGACCAGCTGGGATGA
- a CDS encoding DUF5107 domain-containing protein yields the protein MTIEATTGPDVQATGQPFTLPEAPGDLKRRLDAGQAIAWYEAVEIPTYEPHEPSTFPMYLDHRVYQGSSGRVYPLPFTERIDSAPTMRRWSAIHVENQYIRVMILPELGGRIHVAYDKTTDYDFFYRNNVIKPALVGLAGAWMSGGVEFNWPQHHRPATFLPVESTVENHDDGSVTVWCSDHDPFARMRGTHGIHLEPDTSTIRLDVRLHNRTSLPQTFLWWANVAVRVHDDYQSFFPEDVRFVADHARRAITAFPQADRPYYGVDYQERAAETPGADRIDYFRNIPVPTSYMVVDTDHEFFGGFDHAVGAGFVHWADRRVAPGKKQWTWGNAPFGQAWDRLLTDADGPYVELMAGVYTDNQPDFSWIAPGESKRFSQYWYPIPAIGVAHEATPDAAIHVEHDSVFSAALAVTSPQSGARLRVLSPAGDEVFADSADLVPGAPWKVTVHVPYAAGMTIALESSDATVLVEWTAPVEFEGAAEPWTATAPPAPAEVGSVDELFYIGLHLVQYRHPSRSPLPYWTEAIRRDPWDSRVLTALAELAFRAADYEVAFEHAERALARITGRNGNPRHTETLYLLGLIESRRGNDRAARTAFAKASWDAAFVTPAGLEMARQSARSGRFEAALHDLDELDAVASDDRRRGPLQVVVLRRLGRHAEAHAILERLRTQEPLNPTLAYLDSGQLPTDGHLALDVALELGQSGEDDAALEVLAAVSRMGANGSGNVGPLAHYHRAVILGRLGRTADAAAERAAARSSDRRWCFPAGLDDHDALLAAVREEGDPVAASLLGMLLFDVGRREDALELWEDAIRAGSEEPLLHRNAGLASYNIAHDDARAVEHYDRAIELDPDDARLLFERDQLAARLGETDEERLERLTLRYDVVVARDDLVVEYAELLVRTGQPEDALALLEERSFQPWEGGEGRVLGAWDHARAALGLPIVDPPLSLGEGRPLYAAPAARRADGEVDYFATSLPDLLLFSRE from the coding sequence ATGACGATCGAAGCCACCACTGGTCCAGACGTGCAGGCGACCGGCCAGCCCTTCACCCTTCCCGAAGCTCCCGGCGACCTGAAGCGACGCCTCGATGCGGGCCAGGCGATCGCCTGGTACGAGGCGGTCGAGATCCCCACCTACGAGCCGCACGAGCCGTCGACCTTCCCGATGTACCTCGATCACCGCGTGTACCAGGGATCGAGCGGCCGTGTCTACCCGCTGCCGTTCACCGAGCGCATCGACTCCGCGCCGACGATGCGGCGGTGGAGCGCGATCCACGTCGAGAACCAGTACATCCGCGTCATGATCCTTCCCGAGCTGGGCGGACGCATTCACGTCGCCTACGACAAGACGACCGACTACGACTTCTTCTACCGCAACAACGTCATCAAGCCTGCCCTCGTCGGGCTCGCCGGAGCGTGGATGAGCGGTGGTGTGGAATTCAACTGGCCACAGCACCACAGACCCGCCACGTTCCTCCCCGTGGAGTCGACGGTCGAGAACCACGACGACGGCAGCGTCACGGTGTGGTGCAGCGATCACGACCCCTTCGCGCGGATGCGCGGCACCCACGGCATCCACCTGGAGCCCGACACATCGACCATTCGACTCGATGTCAGGCTCCACAACCGCACCAGCCTGCCTCAGACGTTCCTGTGGTGGGCGAACGTCGCCGTCCGTGTTCACGATGACTACCAGTCGTTCTTCCCCGAGGACGTGCGATTCGTCGCAGATCACGCCCGGCGCGCGATCACCGCCTTCCCGCAGGCAGACCGTCCCTATTACGGCGTGGACTACCAGGAGCGCGCGGCTGAGACCCCCGGGGCGGATCGGATCGACTACTTCCGCAACATCCCGGTGCCGACGTCGTACATGGTCGTCGACACGGATCACGAGTTCTTCGGCGGGTTCGACCACGCGGTCGGCGCCGGGTTCGTCCATTGGGCTGATCGTCGCGTCGCGCCGGGCAAGAAGCAGTGGACCTGGGGCAACGCACCGTTCGGCCAGGCATGGGACCGACTGCTCACCGACGCAGACGGGCCGTACGTCGAATTGATGGCGGGCGTCTACACCGACAACCAGCCGGACTTCTCGTGGATCGCCCCGGGGGAGTCCAAGCGCTTCAGTCAGTACTGGTATCCGATCCCCGCGATCGGAGTCGCTCATGAGGCGACACCCGATGCCGCCATCCACGTCGAGCACGATTCGGTGTTCTCCGCCGCACTCGCGGTCACGTCGCCGCAGTCCGGCGCCCGCCTCCGGGTTCTGAGCCCGGCAGGTGACGAGGTCTTCGCGGACTCTGCGGACCTGGTACCCGGTGCGCCGTGGAAGGTGACTGTCCACGTTCCGTATGCGGCGGGCATGACGATCGCACTCGAGAGTTCGGACGCCACCGTCCTGGTCGAGTGGACCGCCCCCGTCGAGTTCGAGGGAGCAGCGGAGCCCTGGACGGCAACCGCCCCGCCGGCGCCCGCCGAGGTCGGCAGCGTGGACGAGCTCTTCTACATCGGCCTGCATCTCGTGCAGTACCGTCACCCGAGCCGCTCGCCGCTGCCGTACTGGACCGAGGCGATCCGTCGCGATCCGTGGGATTCGCGGGTTCTGACCGCTCTCGCCGAGCTGGCATTCCGCGCCGCCGACTATGAGGTCGCCTTCGAACACGCCGAGCGTGCGCTCGCTCGGATCACGGGGCGCAATGGAAATCCGAGGCACACCGAGACGCTTTATCTCCTCGGGCTGATCGAGTCCCGCCGCGGAAATGATCGCGCGGCGCGCACCGCATTCGCCAAGGCGTCCTGGGATGCGGCCTTCGTGACACCGGCCGGCCTCGAGATGGCACGTCAGTCCGCTCGCAGCGGCCGATTCGAGGCGGCGCTTCACGACCTGGACGAGCTCGACGCGGTCGCATCCGACGACCGACGCCGCGGCCCGTTGCAGGTCGTCGTCCTTCGCCGGCTCGGCCGGCACGCCGAGGCCCACGCGATATTGGAGCGACTGCGGACGCAGGAACCCCTCAACCCGACACTCGCCTATCTCGACTCGGGACAGCTGCCGACCGACGGTCATCTTGCACTGGACGTCGCGCTCGAGCTTGGCCAGTCGGGCGAGGACGACGCCGCCCTCGAGGTTCTCGCCGCCGTCTCGCGGATGGGCGCGAACGGGTCGGGCAACGTCGGGCCGCTGGCGCACTATCACCGCGCGGTGATCCTCGGAAGACTCGGCAGAACAGCGGATGCCGCGGCCGAGCGCGCAGCGGCACGCTCCTCCGATCGCCGATGGTGCTTCCCCGCCGGGCTCGACGACCACGACGCACTGCTGGCAGCCGTGCGTGAGGAGGGGGACCCCGTCGCGGCGTCGCTCCTCGGGATGCTGCTGTTCGATGTCGGTCGACGCGAAGATGCCCTGGAACTTTGGGAGGACGCGATTCGTGCGGGGAGCGAGGAGCCCCTCCTGCATCGCAACGCCGGACTCGCGAGCTACAACATCGCCCATGACGACGCCCGTGCCGTCGAGCACTACGACAGGGCGATCGAACTCGACCCGGACGATGCGCGCCTGCTCTTCGAACGCGACCAGCTGGCCGCACGCCTCGGCGAGACCGATGAGGAGCGCCTCGAACGACTCACCCTGCGGTACGACGTGGTGGTTGCGCGAGACGACCTCGTGGTCGAGTATGCAGAACTGCTGGTGCGAACCGGACAACCGGAGGATGCACTCGCGCTCCTCGAAGAGCGGAGCTTCCAACCGTGGGAGGGCGGCGAGGGGCGCGTGCTCGGCGCCTGGGACCACGCGCGCGCTGCCCTGGGGCTGCCGATCGTCGATCCGCCACTGAGCCTCGGCGAGGGTCGACCGCTGTACGCGGCGCCTGCCGCTCGGCGGGCGGACGGTGAGGTCGACTACTTCGCGACCAGCCTTCCCGACCTGTTGCTCTTCTCGCGGGAATAG
- a CDS encoding AraC family transcriptional regulator, with protein MYVHDGFFGQRLRVLPRPVTDAARTQPIVRHFLVTDAGYFPHAAMHGRARPRGARETIVMVCTDGAGWVEVADQNPERVERGDAVVLPSGIRHRYQADRQDPWTIWWAHVTGDVADDFVSAILKDGAGPVVRLRDVYSAVQALEEAVTALEEDETMSMLVIAAGAAWRVLAQVLASRLQGAGPANDRIRHVQEYLRSNLDTTFSVPELAAMAGLSTSHFSALFRTAAETSVKEYLKRLRSARARELLLTTDLTVTQIANAVGYEDALYFSRQFRAVNGVSPTQFRSQADFESLAPA; from the coding sequence GTGTACGTCCACGATGGATTCTTCGGTCAGCGTCTGCGGGTGCTTCCCCGCCCGGTCACGGATGCCGCGCGCACTCAGCCGATCGTCAGGCACTTCCTCGTCACTGATGCCGGCTACTTCCCGCACGCCGCCATGCATGGTCGAGCGCGGCCGCGCGGAGCACGCGAGACGATCGTGATGGTGTGCACCGACGGAGCGGGGTGGGTCGAGGTCGCCGACCAGAACCCTGAACGAGTCGAGCGCGGAGATGCCGTCGTGCTCCCGTCCGGCATCCGGCATCGCTACCAGGCCGATCGGCAGGACCCCTGGACGATCTGGTGGGCGCACGTCACCGGTGACGTCGCCGACGACTTCGTCAGCGCGATCCTCAAGGACGGCGCCGGCCCGGTGGTGAGGCTGCGCGATGTCTACTCGGCGGTGCAGGCGCTGGAAGAGGCCGTGACCGCGCTCGAGGAAGACGAGACCATGTCGATGCTCGTGATCGCCGCGGGGGCGGCGTGGCGGGTGCTGGCCCAGGTCTTGGCGAGCCGCCTGCAGGGCGCTGGGCCCGCGAACGACCGGATCCGTCATGTGCAGGAATACCTGCGCAGCAACCTGGACACCACGTTCTCGGTGCCCGAGCTCGCGGCGATGGCCGGCCTGAGCACTTCTCACTTCTCGGCGCTCTTCCGCACCGCGGCCGAGACGTCCGTGAAGGAGTACCTGAAGAGGCTCCGCAGCGCCCGCGCGCGCGAACTTCTGCTGACGACCGACCTGACGGTCACGCAGATCGCCAACGCCGTGGGTTATGAGGACGCGCTGTACTTCTCTCGCCAGTTCCGCGCTGTCAACGGTGTGAGTCCGACCCAGTTCCGCAGCCAGGCGGACTTCGAGTCGCTGGCGCCTGCCTGA
- a CDS encoding beta-L-arabinofuranosidase domain-containing protein, protein MRFFHPGQVTLLDGMFRDAEQVDLDYVMTLDPDRLVAPYLREAGLPPRADSYGNWESSGLDGHTAGHYLSATAWLALPAGRAEVRHRLDHVVAELSRAQDAIGTGYVGGVPGGFALFESLRAGGTEAAVRFGSSEHWVPWYNLHKMLSGLWDAVDLLGHDHARAVALRFAQWWLELAAEIDADPFENMLATEYGGMNDLFARMATDTGRADLAAMAHRFSHRAILVPLQERRDALTGLHANTQIPKVVGYATTAALDGDSALLGDADYFWHQVVERRSVVIGGNSVREHFHVLDDFTAMIEDREGPETCNTYNMLKLTKALAEAQLSSEYLDYAERALYSHQLAAQHPDGGFVYFTPMRPRHYRVYSQPESSFWCCVGTGMESQAKYGELIFGEQDGALAVNLFISAALDAPQLGTGLRMETGFPADEGVSIVVALDRPKRFSLRLRVPGWSGGLVDLAVNGRSADARHVDGAVILERDWFAEDVVTFRVPLEPRVERLPDGSPWQAYSVGPIVLAAREGGEDLIGLHADGSRMGHIAAGRLRGFSELPIVVTDAAGAVVPDPAGMPLHFLLTARDPAGDVSLEPFFGIHDERYTIYWPTAADDADAIAARRDALVTMDRGSLALDRLTVDAVAFGEQQPESDHEFRGIASRVQMRGGRRARSTRGAMSVILSDPGCEGASIRVGFVSGDETTRVAIDIDGVTVAEEVVERRTAAFDLVYPLVSTGPQHKIEFRATGACSTPGITMIRLLRWT, encoded by the coding sequence CTCGCTCTGCCCGCGGGGCGAGCTGAGGTGAGGCACCGTCTCGACCATGTCGTGGCAGAGCTCTCGCGTGCGCAGGATGCGATCGGCACCGGTTACGTGGGCGGCGTCCCCGGGGGCTTCGCGCTGTTCGAGTCTCTCAGGGCCGGAGGGACGGAAGCCGCGGTCCGGTTCGGATCGAGTGAGCACTGGGTGCCGTGGTACAACCTGCACAAGATGCTCTCGGGTCTGTGGGATGCGGTCGACCTCCTCGGCCATGATCACGCACGTGCGGTCGCTCTGCGGTTCGCGCAGTGGTGGCTCGAGCTGGCGGCCGAGATCGATGCCGACCCCTTCGAGAATATGCTCGCCACAGAATACGGCGGGATGAACGATCTCTTCGCCCGCATGGCCACCGACACCGGCCGCGCCGACCTCGCCGCCATGGCGCACCGATTCTCGCATCGCGCCATCCTCGTGCCGCTCCAGGAGCGGCGGGATGCGCTCACGGGACTTCACGCGAACACCCAGATACCCAAAGTGGTCGGCTACGCCACAACCGCAGCGCTCGACGGCGACAGCGCGTTGCTGGGTGATGCCGACTATTTCTGGCACCAGGTGGTCGAGCGTCGTTCCGTGGTGATCGGCGGCAACAGTGTCCGCGAGCACTTCCACGTCCTCGACGACTTCACGGCGATGATCGAGGATCGTGAGGGCCCGGAGACCTGCAATACCTACAACATGCTGAAGCTGACGAAGGCGCTCGCCGAGGCCCAGCTGTCCTCCGAGTACCTGGACTACGCGGAGCGGGCTCTCTACAGCCACCAACTCGCGGCACAGCATCCCGATGGCGGTTTCGTCTACTTCACGCCGATGCGTCCACGCCACTACCGCGTCTACTCGCAGCCCGAGTCGTCCTTCTGGTGCTGCGTCGGCACGGGCATGGAGTCACAGGCGAAGTACGGCGAGCTCATCTTCGGAGAACAAGACGGCGCCCTGGCAGTGAACCTCTTCATCTCCGCCGCTCTCGACGCTCCGCAGCTCGGGACGGGTTTGCGCATGGAGACCGGATTTCCGGCGGATGAAGGGGTCTCGATCGTCGTCGCGCTCGACCGTCCGAAGCGATTCTCGCTGCGGTTGCGCGTGCCCGGCTGGAGCGGGGGACTTGTCGATCTCGCGGTCAACGGCCGGAGTGCCGATGCCAGGCACGTCGACGGCGCGGTGATCCTCGAGCGGGACTGGTTCGCGGAGGACGTCGTGACCTTCCGGGTGCCTCTTGAGCCGCGAGTCGAGCGGCTCCCGGATGGCTCGCCATGGCAGGCATATTCCGTCGGCCCGATCGTGCTCGCCGCTCGTGAGGGAGGGGAGGATCTCATCGGGCTGCATGCGGATGGCAGTCGTATGGGGCACATCGCGGCCGGACGACTGCGAGGATTCAGCGAGCTGCCGATCGTCGTGACCGATGCGGCCGGTGCTGTCGTTCCGGATCCCGCAGGCATGCCCCTTCATTTCCTGCTCACCGCGCGCGACCCGGCCGGTGATGTGTCACTCGAGCCGTTCTTCGGAATCCATGATGAGCGCTACACGATCTACTGGCCGACGGCCGCGGACGATGCCGATGCGATCGCGGCTCGTCGCGACGCCCTCGTAACCATGGATCGCGGTTCGCTGGCGCTCGATCGCCTCACCGTCGACGCGGTGGCGTTCGGGGAGCAGCAACCCGAGAGTGATCACGAGTTCCGTGGGATCGCATCCCGGGTGCAGATGCGCGGCGGCAGACGAGCGCGCTCCACGCGAGGAGCGATGTCGGTGATCCTGAGCGATCCCGGATGCGAGGGCGCCAGCATCCGAGTGGGTTTCGTGTCGGGCGACGAGACCACTCGGGTCGCGATCGACATCGACGGGGTCACTGTGGCCGAGGAGGTGGTCGAGCGCAGGACGGCCGCCTTCGATCTCGTGTATCCCCTGGTCTCGACCGGGCCGCAGCACAAGATCGAGTTTCGCGCGACGGGCGCGTGCTCCACTCCGGGCATCACCATGATTCGACTGCTGCGCTGGACGTGA